The Setaria viridis chromosome 6, Setaria_viridis_v4.0, whole genome shotgun sequence genome contains a region encoding:
- the LOC117861668 gene encoding indole-2-monooxygenase, with amino-acid sequence MDVAYQLLQVITTPLALPLLLLVPLLLLLHSTSRRSRHGSKQQPKRPVLPPSPPALPIIGHLHLVGDCPHVSLRSLAAKHDSGGLMLLRLGTVPNLVVSSPRAAQLVMRTHDHAFASRPTSRVSDALLYGSSDIGFCPYGEHWRQLRRLVTTHLFSVKKVNSHRLARQDEVRLVMEKIREAVAGRCKAVDISEMVNTFANDNVCRAVSGKFFRAEGRNKLFRELIDTSAHLIDGFNLEECFPGLANVLGSLTSWFASNQAEKTHKIWDELLETIISDHEGRGRSSEHGHVVGGGVEQEETDFVDVLLSVQKEYGITRDHIKAILMDMFVAGTDTVSLVLELAMAELMRSPQLMTKLQAEVREKTPKGQEMVAQDDIAIMTYLRAVVKETLRLHPPLPLLVPHISMVDCEVDGYTIPSGTRVIINEWAIGRDPESWEKAEEFMPERFLEGGSAAAVDFRGNDFQFVPFGAGRRICPGLNFGMATVEIMLANLVYCFDWELPAGMKEEDIDLTEVFGLSVHLKEKLILVPKPRGSVVHAA; translated from the exons ATGGATGTTGCATACCAACTCCTGCAAGTGATCACCACACCTCTAGCACTACCACTCCTACTGCTAGTccccctcctgctgctgctccactccacctcTCGCCGAAGCCGTCATGGCAGCAAGCAGCAACCGAAGCGTCCCGTGCTGCCTCCTTCGCCTCCGGCCCTGCCCATCATCGGCCACCTGCATCTCGTCGGCGACTGCCCACATGTCTCCCTCCGCAGCCTCGCCGCGAAGCATGACAGCGGCGGTCTcatgctcctccgcctcggcacCGTCCCGAACCTGGTCGTGTCGTCCCCACGCGCTGCGCAGCTTGTCATGCGCACGCACGACCACGCCTTCGCCTCGCGGCCGACGTCCAGGGTCTCGGACGCCCTGCTTTACGGGTCGTCGGACATCGGCTTCTGCCCCTACGGCGAGCACTGGCGCCAGCTCAGGAGGCTCGTCACCACGCACCTCTTCTCCGTCAAGAAGGTGAACTCACACCGCCTCGCCCGGCAAGACGAG GTGCGCCTGGTTATGGAGAAGATCCGGGAGGCGGTGGCCGGGCGGTGCAAGGCGGTGGACATCAGCGAGATGGTGAACACGTTCGCAAACGACAACGTGTGCCGGGCCGTGTCGGGCAAGTTCTTTAGGGCGGAAGGCCGGAACAAGCTCTTCCGGGAGCTGATCGATACGAGCGCTCATTTGATTGATGGGTTCAACCTGGAAGAGTGCTTTCCAGGGCTAGCAAACGTGTTAGGTTCGCTCACCAGCTGGTTTGCGAGTAACCAGGCCGAGAAGACACACAAAATATGGGATGAGTTGCTTGAAACGATAATAAGCGACCACGAGGGACGGGGAAGAAGCTCTGAGCACGGGCATGTTGTTGGCGGTGGTGTTGAGCAAGAAGAGACTGACTTCGTCGATGTGTTACTCTCAGTTCAGAAGGAGTATGGTATCACCAGAGACCATATCAAGGCCATCTTGATG GACATGTTTGTTGCGGGCACGGACACGGTATCATTAGTTCTAGAACTCGCGATGGCGGAGCTCATGCGCAGCCCTCAGCTCATGACCAAGCTACAAGCTGAGGTGAGGGAAAAAACACCCAAAGGACAAGAAATGGTGGCGCAAGATGACATAGCTATCATGACATATCTAAGAGCTGTGGTGAAGGAAACGCTCAGGCTGCACCCACCATTGCCGCTGCTTGTCCCTCACATCTCTATGGTGGACTGTGAGGTCGATGGCTACACGATCCCCTCGGGGACGCGGGTCATCATCAACGAATGGGCTATTGGTAGAGATCCGGAGTCCTGGGAGAAAGCGGAGGAGTTCATGCCAGAGAGGTTCCTGGAAGGTGGAAGTGCTGCGGCTGTCGATTTCAGGGGCAATGACTTTCAGTTTGTGCCGTTCGGGGCTGGCCGGAGGATCTGCCCTGGCCTCAACTTTGGCATGGCTACTGTTGAGATCATGCTGGCAAACCTTGTGTACTGTTTTGACTGGGAGCTGCCGGCTGGCATGAAGGAGGAGGACATAGATCTGACGGAGGTGTTTGGGTTGAGTGTCCATCTCAAAGAGAAGCTCATCCTGGTTCCAAAACCACGTGGTAGTGTTGTTCATGCCGCGTAA